In Zonotrichia albicollis isolate bZonAlb1 chromosome 3, bZonAlb1.hap1, whole genome shotgun sequence, a single window of DNA contains:
- the POLR3F gene encoding DNA-directed RNA polymerase III subunit RPC6, whose amino-acid sequence MAEVKVKPEVPDPMDIESRILELCHQFPHGITDQVIQNDMPHMEAQQRAVAINRLLSMGQLDLLRSSAGLLYRIKDSQNASKMKGSDNQEKLVYQIIEDAGNKGIWSRDIRYKSNLPLTEINKILKNLESKKLIKAVKSVAASKKKVYMLYNLQPDRSVTGGAWYSDQDFESEFVEVLNQQCFKFLQSKAEAARDSKQNPMIQRNSSFASSHEVWKYICELGISKVELSMEDIETILNTLIYDGKVEMTIIAAKEGTVGSVDGQMRLYRAVSPLIQPTGLVRTPCGLCPVFDDCHEGGEISPSNCIYMTEWLEF is encoded by the exons ATGGCGGAGGTGAAGGTGAAGCCCGAGGTGCCGGATCCCATGGACATCGAGAGCAG GATCCTTGAGCTGTGCCACCAGTTCCCCCATGGCATCACGGACCAGGTGATCCAGAATGACATGCCTCACATGGAAGCCCAGCAGAGAGCTGTGGCCATCAACAGGCTGCTCTCCATG GGGCAGCTGGACCTTCTGAGGAGCAGTGCAGGTCTCCTGTACAGGATCAAAGATTCccaaaatgcaag TAAAATGAAAGGTTCTGACAATCAAGAGAAGCTGGTTTACCAAATCATAGAGGATGCAGGCAACAAAG GTATTTGGAGCAGGGACATTAGGTACAAAAGCAATCTACCTTTAACAGAGATCAACAAGATACTGAAAAACTTGGAAAGCAAGAAATTAATCAAAGCAGTTAAATCTGTGGCA GCATCCAAGAAGAAGGTCTACATGCTGTACAACCTGCAGCCCGACCGCTCCGTCACTGGAGGGGCCTGGTACAGCGACCAGGACTTCGAGTCTGAGTTTGTGGAGGTGTTAAATCAGCAGTGCTTTAAGTTTCTGCAGAGCAAG gcAGAGGCAGCTCGAGACAGCAAGCAGAACCCCATGATACAGAGGAACAGCTCGTTTGCCTCATCCCACGAGGTGTGGAAATACATCTGTGAGCTGGGCATCAGTAAG GTAGAGTTGTCCATGGAAGACATTGAGACCATTTTGAACACTCTGATCTATGATGGCAAAGTGGAGATGACCATCATTGCTGCcaaggaggggacagtgggCAGCGTGGATGGGCAGATGAGGCTGTACAGAGCTGTCAGTCCTCTCATCCAGCCCACTGGATTGGTCAGGACACCCTGTGGACTCTGCCCT GTTTTTGATGATTGTCATGAAGGTGGTGAGATTTCTCCATCAAACTGCATTTATATGACAGAATGGTTGGAGTTTTAA